Proteins encoded together in one Anoxybacillus flavithermus window:
- the ftsL gene encoding cell division protein FtsL: MAAVRIQQKVQKVQQEQHVQRAPKKKRKRNIRWTIGEKMVFVSFFAFALYSSVTIVSNQFTIYHVNKEVQQLQTSIEEQEKRNRDLYVQVKELSTYERILAKAKELGLTLNENNVKVVQD; the protein is encoded by the coding sequence ATGGCTGCTGTTCGCATTCAACAAAAAGTACAAAAAGTACAACAAGAACAACACGTCCAACGCGCGCCAAAGAAAAAGCGAAAACGAAATATACGTTGGACGATTGGGGAAAAAATGGTGTTCGTTTCGTTTTTTGCCTTCGCTTTGTATAGTAGCGTCACAATCGTTTCGAATCAATTTACGATTTATCATGTCAATAAAGAAGTGCAACAATTACAAACAAGCATTGAGGAGCAAGAAAAACGAAACCGCGATTTATACGTACAAGTGAAAGAGTTAAGCACGTATGAGCGCATTTTAGCGAAAGCGAAAGAACTTGGCCTTACATTAAACGAAAATAACGTAAAAGTTGTGCAGGACTGA
- a CDS encoding penicillin-binding protein, producing MRKHKHTHRGAAICFVFFSLLFFILFVRFVYLQATGVVDGQVLAVEAQKRYFKKQTLEAKRGTIFDRSGEVIAEDIPSYTVAAILDPNMPQHVTDPEETARKLAPLLNMNAADVERILKKKAKQVEFGPNGRGISQTVKQKIEALQLPGITFIRDSKRFYPNGTFASYVVGYAQKDEATNEVEGKMGIEKQFNEQLKEKDGEITYESDPKGFKLPYADEQIVPPQNGKNIYLTIDKHIQTFLEDAMNAVEKQYTPKKMIAIVADPKTGAILAMSTRPSFDPNKRNIENYFNDAISYPYEPGSTMKIFTLAAAVNEGVFEPNETYQSGSYQIGSHRVRDHNKIGWGKITFLEGVQRSSNVAFAKIVREKLGEDRFLQYLHRFRFNEPTGIELPGEKAGNILYRYPIEKVTTGFGQGTSVTPIQQIQAATAIANGGKMMKPYVVDRIVDGDTGKTVMKHEPVVVDTPIPKETAEKVLDILETVVTSEKGTGRPYQIEGYRVAGKTGTAQIPDPEGGYLTGHQNHIFSFLGMAPRENPRLIMYVAVQQPNISYTETGAAPVSMIFNSVMKNSLQYLNIEPTVKKKQVKKEKSIALPSYIGQSVEQATQSLKKQGLRVTVIGKGTKVRAQFPQAGEYVVAPDRVLLQTDGDAIMPDVTGWSLRDVMKLAELLQLKPSFIGSGYVFRQNIAPGAVIKQNDYVIVELAKPSDIDEKQQASTEQQEIDGPVD from the coding sequence ATGAGAAAGCATAAACATACGCATAGAGGAGCAGCTATATGTTTTGTTTTTTTTAGCTTGCTCTTTTTTATATTGTTTGTACGTTTCGTTTATTTACAAGCTACAGGTGTTGTAGATGGACAAGTGTTAGCGGTCGAGGCACAAAAACGTTATTTCAAAAAACAAACGCTTGAAGCGAAGCGTGGAACGATTTTCGACCGAAGCGGAGAAGTAATTGCTGAAGACATTCCTTCGTATACAGTGGCCGCCATTCTCGATCCGAACATGCCGCAACATGTGACCGATCCGGAAGAAACCGCACGTAAACTTGCGCCGCTATTAAACATGAATGCAGCGGATGTCGAGCGCATTTTAAAAAAGAAGGCGAAGCAAGTTGAGTTCGGCCCGAACGGCCGCGGCATTAGCCAAACGGTGAAACAAAAAATTGAGGCGTTACAGCTTCCAGGCATTACGTTTATACGCGATTCAAAACGATTTTATCCAAACGGCACGTTTGCCTCATACGTCGTCGGCTATGCGCAAAAAGATGAAGCGACGAACGAAGTCGAAGGAAAAATGGGCATTGAAAAACAGTTTAATGAGCAGCTGAAAGAAAAAGACGGAGAGATCACGTATGAAAGCGACCCAAAAGGATTTAAACTCCCATATGCAGATGAACAAATCGTTCCACCGCAAAACGGAAAAAACATTTATTTGACGATTGATAAACATATTCAAACGTTTTTAGAAGACGCGATGAATGCCGTCGAAAAACAATATACACCGAAAAAAATGATCGCCATTGTCGCTGACCCGAAAACTGGGGCGATTTTAGCGATGAGCACCCGTCCGAGTTTTGATCCGAACAAACGAAACATCGAAAACTATTTTAACGATGCGATTTCGTATCCATATGAACCGGGATCGACGATGAAAATTTTTACGCTCGCCGCTGCGGTGAATGAAGGGGTGTTTGAGCCGAATGAAACGTATCAATCCGGTTCGTATCAAATTGGTTCTCATCGCGTTCGTGACCATAACAAAATCGGATGGGGGAAAATTACGTTTCTTGAGGGAGTACAGCGCTCGTCAAACGTCGCATTCGCAAAAATTGTGCGTGAAAAACTAGGGGAAGATCGTTTTTTACAATATTTGCATCGTTTCCGTTTTAACGAACCGACAGGCATTGAATTGCCGGGTGAAAAAGCTGGAAACATTTTGTATCGTTATCCGATCGAAAAAGTGACGACAGGATTCGGACAAGGAACGTCAGTCACACCGATTCAACAAATTCAAGCAGCAACCGCCATCGCAAACGGTGGAAAAATGATGAAACCGTACGTTGTTGACCGCATTGTTGACGGAGATACAGGAAAAACAGTGATGAAGCACGAACCGGTTGTTGTCGATACACCGATTCCAAAAGAAACAGCTGAAAAAGTACTAGACATTTTAGAAACGGTCGTCACATCTGAAAAAGGAACAGGGCGTCCGTATCAAATTGAGGGTTATCGCGTCGCAGGAAAAACAGGAACAGCCCAAATCCCAGATCCAGAAGGCGGGTATTTAACTGGGCATCAAAACCACATTTTTTCATTTTTAGGGATGGCGCCGCGTGAAAATCCGCGCTTAATTATGTATGTTGCTGTGCAACAACCGAACATTTCATATACAGAAACAGGGGCAGCACCTGTATCGATGATTTTTAACTCGGTGATGAAAAATAGTTTACAATATTTAAACATTGAACCGACCGTTAAGAAAAAACAAGTGAAAAAAGAAAAAAGCATCGCTCTTCCTTCGTATATTGGTCAGTCGGTAGAGCAAGCAACACAGTCATTGAAAAAACAAGGATTGCGTGTGACGGTCATCGGAAAGGGAACGAAAGTGCGTGCCCAATTTCCACAAGCAGGCGAATACGTCGTTGCGCCAGATCGCGTGTTGTTGCAAACGGACGGAGATGCGATCATGCCGGATGTGACAGGCTGGTCGTTGCGCGATGTCATGAAGCTCGCTGAATTGTTGCAACTTAAACCGAGCTTTATCGGAAGCGGATACGTATTTAGGCAAAATATCGCTCCAGGAGCGGTGATAAAACAAAACGATTACGTCATCGTTGAGCTTGCGAAACCGTCAGACATCGATGAAAAACAACAAGCAAGCACTGAACAGCAAGAGATAGACGGCCCAGTCGATTAG
- a CDS encoding stage V sporulation protein D has translation MRAVTVRKRLTAVLLIGFFIFAIIDIRLGYVQFVLGDMLTERAKDLWSRNIPFEPERGEIVDRNGVPLATNMSAPSVLVVPRQIENPSEVAKELARILNMPVEKAYKHVTKKTSIERIHPEGRKISNEQAKQIRDLGMKGVYIAEDSKRYYPFGSYLSHVLGFAGIDNQGLMGLELYYDKQLSGKPGSVQFYSDAKGKRMPGMADAYTPPVDGLDLKLTVDTRVQTILERELTIAEATYRPDGMIAIAMNPNNGEILGMASRPTFDPADFQNVPPEIFNRNLPIWSTYEPGSTFKIITLAAALEEKKVDLLKEHFYDPGHVKVAGATLHCWKRGGHGDQTFLEVVQNSCNPGFVELGDRLGKDKLFEYIRAFGFGEKTGIDLQGEGKGILFPLHRVGPVEQATTAFGQGVAVTPIQQVVAVAAAVNGGILYQPYIAKEWLDPVTGEVIQRQTPKAKRRVISEETSKQIRYALESVVAQGTGKGAFVDGYRVGGKTGTAQKAKDGQYLKDNHIVSFIGFAPADDPQIVVYVAVDNPKGTVQFGGVVAAPIVGNIMEDSLRALGVKPRKQQIEKETTWLDPRYVEVPNLIGLTKKDLQQQLFNLKLDGSGEGDTVVEQAPKPGVKVKEGATIRVYFGTKR, from the coding sequence ATGCGTGCAGTAACAGTTCGAAAGCGATTGACGGCCGTTTTATTGATCGGATTTTTCATTTTTGCAATTATTGATATTCGTCTCGGTTATGTGCAATTTGTATTAGGAGATATGTTAACAGAACGAGCGAAAGATTTATGGAGTCGAAACATTCCGTTTGAACCAGAGCGTGGGGAAATCGTCGATCGTAACGGAGTGCCTCTCGCAACAAATATGAGTGCTCCATCCGTGCTCGTCGTTCCACGACAAATCGAAAACCCATCGGAAGTAGCGAAAGAGCTTGCGCGCATATTAAATATGCCGGTAGAAAAAGCGTATAAACATGTGACGAAAAAAACGTCGATTGAACGTATTCATCCAGAGGGGCGAAAAATTTCAAACGAACAAGCGAAACAAATTCGCGATTTAGGGATGAAAGGAGTATACATTGCGGAAGATTCGAAGCGTTATTATCCGTTCGGGAGCTATTTATCACATGTACTCGGCTTTGCAGGTATTGACAATCAAGGATTAATGGGACTTGAACTTTACTACGATAAACAGCTAAGCGGAAAACCGGGTTCCGTTCAATTTTATTCCGATGCGAAAGGAAAACGCATGCCTGGGATGGCGGATGCGTACACGCCACCCGTGGATGGACTTGATTTAAAATTGACAGTTGATACGCGTGTACAAACGATTTTAGAGCGCGAGCTAACGATTGCGGAAGCGACGTATCGCCCTGACGGAATGATTGCGATTGCGATGAATCCGAACAACGGAGAAATTTTAGGGATGGCAAGCCGTCCGACATTTGATCCCGCTGATTTTCAAAACGTGCCACCTGAAATTTTTAACCGAAACTTACCGATTTGGAGCACGTATGAACCGGGATCCACGTTTAAAATTATTACGCTCGCGGCAGCGTTAGAAGAAAAAAAGGTCGATTTATTGAAAGAACATTTTTATGATCCAGGACATGTGAAAGTGGCAGGAGCGACGTTGCATTGTTGGAAGCGAGGAGGACATGGCGACCAAACGTTTTTAGAAGTAGTACAAAACTCGTGCAACCCGGGATTCGTTGAACTTGGTGATCGACTCGGCAAAGATAAACTATTCGAATATATTCGCGCGTTTGGTTTCGGTGAGAAAACGGGCATCGATTTGCAAGGGGAAGGAAAAGGAATTTTATTCCCACTTCATCGCGTTGGACCGGTCGAACAAGCAACGACTGCTTTCGGTCAAGGGGTAGCTGTTACACCGATTCAACAAGTGGTAGCGGTCGCTGCTGCGGTAAATGGAGGGATTTTATACCAACCATACATCGCAAAAGAATGGCTCGATCCGGTTACAGGAGAAGTAATTCAACGACAAACACCGAAAGCAAAAAGAAGGGTTATTTCCGAGGAAACGTCTAAACAAATTCGTTATGCCCTCGAAAGCGTGGTAGCCCAAGGAACAGGGAAGGGAGCGTTTGTCGACGGTTACCGCGTTGGCGGTAAAACCGGAACAGCTCAAAAAGCGAAAGACGGTCAATATTTAAAAGACAACCATATCGTTTCATTTATCGGTTTTGCGCCAGCAGACGATCCACAAATTGTTGTATACGTGGCGGTCGATAATCCGAAAGGCACAGTACAATTTGGTGGTGTCGTCGCCGCTCCGATTGTTGGAAACATTATGGAAGATAGCTTGCGCGCGCTCGGTGTCAAACCGCGCAAACAGCAAATTGAAAAAGAAACGACATGGCTCGACCCACGCTATGTAGAAGTGCCAAATTTAATCGGTTTAACAAAAAAAGATTTGCAACAGCAACTTTTTAACTTAAAATTAGATGGTAGTGGCGAAGGCGATACGGTTGTTGAACAGGCGCCGAAGCCTGGAGTCAAAGTGAAAGAAGGAGCGACGATCCGGGTTTATTTTGGAACGAAACGGTAA
- the spoVE gene encoding stage V sporulation protein E → MIITFSLLAIGLVMVYSASAIWADYKFHDSFFFAKRQLLFAGVGIVAMFFFMNIDYWTWRTWAKVLLIVCFILLILVLIPGIGMVRNGSRSWIGVGAFSIQPSEFMKMAMIAFLAKYLSENQKKIASFKQGLLPSLTLVFIAFGMIMLQPDLGTGTVMVGTCVVMIFVAGARMSHFVLLGLLGLAGFAGLVLSAPYRIKRITSFLNPWEDPLGSGFQIIQSLYAIGPGGLFGLGLGQSRQKFFYLPEPQTDFIFAILAEELGFIGGSLVLLLFSLLLWRGIRIALGAPDLYGSFLAVGIIAMVAIQVMINIGVVTGLMPVTGITLPFLSYGGSSLTLMLMAIGVLLNISRYARY, encoded by the coding sequence ATGATCATCACGTTTTCGTTGTTGGCAATCGGGCTTGTTATGGTGTATAGCGCTAGCGCCATATGGGCGGATTACAAGTTTCATGATTCGTTTTTCTTTGCGAAACGCCAACTATTGTTCGCAGGGGTTGGCATCGTCGCGATGTTTTTTTTCATGAACATCGACTATTGGACGTGGCGGACGTGGGCGAAAGTGTTGCTTATCGTTTGTTTTATCCTTCTCATTCTCGTCTTAATTCCGGGCATCGGCATGGTGCGCAACGGCTCACGTAGCTGGATTGGTGTTGGTGCGTTTTCCATTCAGCCATCTGAGTTTATGAAAATGGCGATGATCGCGTTTTTAGCGAAATATTTATCTGAAAACCAAAAAAAAATCGCGTCATTTAAACAAGGTTTACTTCCGTCTTTAACGCTCGTATTTATTGCGTTCGGAATGATTATGTTGCAGCCCGATTTAGGGACGGGAACGGTCATGGTCGGCACGTGCGTCGTCATGATTTTTGTCGCTGGTGCGCGTATGAGCCACTTTGTTCTTCTTGGCTTGCTTGGTTTGGCTGGTTTTGCTGGGCTTGTGTTATCCGCTCCGTATCGCATCAAGCGCATTACGTCATTTTTAAACCCGTGGGAAGATCCGTTAGGAAGCGGTTTTCAAATCATTCAATCGCTTTATGCGATCGGGCCGGGCGGGCTATTTGGGCTCGGGCTCGGACAAAGCCGCCAAAAGTTTTTTTACTTGCCTGAGCCACAAACGGACTTTATTTTTGCCATTTTAGCAGAAGAGCTTGGCTTTATTGGCGGCTCGCTCGTTTTGCTTCTTTTCAGTTTACTGCTTTGGCGTGGCATTCGCATCGCCTTAGGGGCGCCTGATTTGTACGGCAGCTTTTTAGCTGTCGGTATCATTGCGATGGTGGCTATCCAAGTGATGATCAATATCGGGGTCGTGACCGGACTTATGCCGGTAACGGGGATCACGTTGCCGTTTTTAAGTTATGGCGGCTCGTCATTGACGCTCATGCTTATGGCGATTGGTGTTTTGTTAAACATTAGCCGTTATGCGCGATATTAA
- a CDS encoding UDP-N-acetylmuramoyl-L-alanyl-D-glutamate--2,6-diaminopimelate ligase yields MKLQTLLQHLHSFTPLATENPTITSIEMDSREVKQGSLFVCIKGFTVDGHDFAEQAVARGAVAVVAEKPLALPVPVIYVNDSRRALAVLADAFYGQPTHHLHLIGVTGTNGKTTTTHLIERICRHAGKKTGLIGTINMKIGDDTYDVKNTTPESLILQNMFRKMVDAHVDVVAMEVSSHALHMGRVHGCDFDVAVFTNLTQDHLDYHQTMDHYRWSKGLLFAQLGNRFDHRRPKFAILNADDAASEEYKKSTAATVVTYGIHHKSDIMAKQIEITTSGTTFQLVTPIETVQVRTKLIGMFNVYNLLAAVGACLVSNIPLSTIVEAIADIEGVPGRFEVVDAGQPFTVIVDYAHTPDSLENVLQTIRQFAKKRVFVVVGCGGDRDRTKRPLMAQIAVKYGDVPIFTSDNPRSEDPMAILNDMKQGVTEDVICIVDRKEAITYAIEQAEKDDIILIAGKGHETYQIIGKDVFHFDDRVVAREAIQRRKDK; encoded by the coding sequence ATGAAGTTACAAACGTTACTTCAACATTTACATAGCTTTACCCCACTTGCAACAGAAAATCCAACGATTACATCGATCGAAATGGATTCAAGGGAAGTCAAACAAGGTTCATTATTTGTTTGCATCAAAGGATTTACAGTGGACGGACACGATTTTGCGGAACAAGCTGTCGCGCGCGGAGCAGTTGCAGTCGTGGCAGAAAAACCGCTCGCATTGCCTGTACCGGTCATTTATGTGAACGATAGCCGACGTGCTCTCGCTGTATTAGCCGACGCCTTTTACGGTCAGCCGACGCACCACCTTCATTTAATTGGGGTAACAGGAACGAACGGAAAAACGACGACGACGCATCTTATCGAACGCATATGCCGTCACGCTGGAAAAAAAACCGGACTCATCGGTACGATTAACATGAAAATTGGCGATGATACGTATGATGTAAAAAATACAACACCTGAATCGCTTATTTTACAAAACATGTTTCGGAAAATGGTTGATGCGCACGTGGACGTCGTTGCGATGGAAGTATCGTCTCATGCGTTACATATGGGGAGAGTACACGGATGCGATTTTGATGTCGCGGTGTTTACAAACTTAACGCAAGACCATTTAGACTATCATCAAACGATGGACCATTATCGTTGGTCGAAAGGGTTGTTGTTTGCGCAACTCGGTAACCGTTTTGATCACCGACGTCCAAAATTTGCGATATTGAATGCAGACGATGCTGCCTCAGAAGAGTATAAAAAAAGTACGGCCGCAACAGTTGTGACGTACGGCATTCATCATAAAAGCGACATTATGGCGAAACAAATTGAAATAACTACAAGTGGTACGACATTCCAACTTGTTACCCCAATCGAAACGGTACAAGTGAGAACGAAGCTTATTGGCATGTTTAATGTTTATAATTTGTTAGCTGCAGTCGGCGCTTGTCTCGTTTCAAACATTCCGCTCTCTACGATTGTCGAAGCCATCGCCGATATCGAAGGTGTTCCCGGTCGCTTTGAAGTTGTCGATGCCGGACAACCGTTTACTGTCATCGTCGATTATGCACACACACCAGATAGTTTAGAAAACGTATTGCAGACGATTCGACAGTTTGCGAAAAAACGTGTATTTGTCGTCGTCGGCTGCGGTGGAGATCGCGATCGGACGAAGCGTCCATTAATGGCGCAAATCGCTGTCAAATATGGCGATGTCCCGATTTTTACATCGGATAATCCACGCTCGGAAGACCCGATGGCCATTTTAAACGACATGAAACAAGGCGTAACCGAAGACGTTATATGTATCGTCGATCGAAAAGAAGCCATTACATATGCGATCGAGCAAGCCGAAAAAGACGATATCATTTTAATCGCTGGAAAAGGACATGAGACGTATCAAATCATCGGGAAAGATGTGTTCCATTTTGATGATCGTGTCGTCGCACGCGAAGCTATTCAACGAAGAAAAGATAAATAG
- the mraY gene encoding phospho-N-acetylmuramoyl-pentapeptide-transferase, producing MNEKVILFTAGLAFIITVVLSPIFIPFLRRLKFGQSIREEGPKSHQKKSGTPTMGGLMILLSLSITTWIMSDIFFERTAHTYMLLFVTVGYGLLGFIDDFIKVVMKRNLGLTSKQKLAGQLLIALVFYFFFQRYSMSTVVSIPGTDVSIDLGVAYVLLIIFMLVGGSNAVNLTDGLDGLLAGTAAIAFGAYAVLAWNQGQYDIAIFSVAVVGAVLGFLVFNAHPAKVFMGDTGSLALGGAIVTIAILTKLEILLVIIGGVFVIETLSVIIQVISFKTTGKRVFRMSPIHHHYELIGWSEWRVVVTFWAVGLLFAILGIYIEVWV from the coding sequence ATGAACGAGAAAGTCATTTTGTTTACGGCGGGGCTTGCCTTTATTATTACCGTTGTGTTATCGCCCATTTTTATTCCGTTTTTAAGACGATTAAAATTCGGGCAAAGCATTCGTGAAGAAGGACCAAAATCTCATCAAAAAAAATCAGGTACGCCTACGATGGGCGGGTTAATGATTTTATTGTCGCTTTCTATCACCACATGGATCATGAGCGATATATTTTTTGAACGCACAGCGCACACATACATGTTGTTGTTCGTTACGGTCGGATATGGGTTGCTCGGTTTTATTGATGATTTCATTAAAGTCGTCATGAAGCGCAATCTCGGTTTGACGAGCAAACAAAAACTAGCTGGGCAATTGCTTATCGCGCTCGTATTTTACTTTTTCTTTCAACGTTACAGCATGTCAACCGTCGTCTCCATTCCCGGAACAGACGTGTCCATTGATTTAGGTGTCGCTTATGTTTTGCTTATTATTTTTATGCTTGTTGGCGGCTCGAATGCAGTTAATTTAACAGACGGCTTAGACGGCTTGCTTGCGGGTACAGCGGCGATTGCGTTTGGTGCATATGCTGTATTGGCATGGAACCAAGGGCAATATGACATCGCCATTTTTAGCGTCGCTGTCGTCGGTGCGGTGCTTGGATTCCTCGTTTTTAACGCTCATCCTGCGAAAGTGTTTATGGGCGATACCGGTTCCCTTGCGCTTGGTGGGGCGATTGTGACGATTGCCATTTTGACGAAACTTGAAATATTATTAGTCATTATCGGCGGTGTGTTCGTCATCGAAACGTTATCCGTCATTATTCAAGTCATTTCGTTTAAAACGACAGGCAAACGCGTGTTTCGCATGAGCCCGATTCATCATCATTACGAATTAATCGGCTGGTCGGAGTGGCGTGTTGTCGTGACGTTTTGGGCAGTTGGCTTATTGTTTGCCATTTTAGGAATTTACATAGAGGTGTGGGTATAA
- the rsmH gene encoding 16S rRNA (cytosine(1402)-N(4))-methyltransferase RsmH yields MFHHVTVLLKETVDGLNIKKDGTYVDCTLGGAGHSEYLLSQLSPEGRLFAFDQDDIAIRHAQQRLERYRGQFTIIKSNFRYLKQQLALYGVHEVDGILFDLGVSSPQLDMPERGFSYQHEAPLDMRMDRDQTLTAYDVVNTWSYEQLVKIFFQYGEEKFSKAIARKIEQTRKQKPIETTTELAEVIKEAIPAPARRTGGHPAKRVFQAIRIAVNDELRAFEEAIEQAIDLLKPGGRISVITFHSLEDRICKIAFKQASETPHLPPGLPIIPDEYKPKLKIITKKPIVPSEEELQHNHRARSAKLRIAEKL; encoded by the coding sequence TTGTTTCATCACGTAACCGTATTATTGAAGGAAACAGTTGACGGATTAAATATTAAAAAAGATGGTACATATGTAGATTGCACGCTCGGGGGAGCTGGACATAGCGAATATTTATTATCACAATTATCGCCAGAAGGAAGACTATTTGCCTTTGATCAAGATGATATCGCGATTCGTCATGCGCAACAGCGACTTGAACGATATCGTGGTCAGTTTACGATCATTAAAAGCAACTTTCGCTATTTGAAACAACAGCTGGCGCTTTACGGTGTGCATGAAGTCGACGGCATTTTGTTTGATCTTGGTGTATCGTCCCCGCAGTTAGATATGCCTGAGCGTGGCTTTAGTTATCAACATGAAGCACCGCTCGATATGCGCATGGATCGTGACCAAACGTTGACAGCATACGACGTTGTCAACACATGGTCGTACGAACAGCTCGTGAAAATTTTTTTCCAATATGGTGAAGAAAAATTTTCAAAAGCGATCGCTCGTAAAATTGAGCAAACACGCAAGCAAAAGCCAATTGAAACGACAACAGAACTTGCAGAAGTCATTAAAGAAGCGATTCCCGCACCAGCGCGTCGAACAGGGGGACATCCAGCCAAACGCGTGTTCCAAGCGATTCGCATTGCAGTCAACGACGAATTGCGCGCGTTTGAAGAAGCGATTGAACAAGCAATTGATCTATTAAAGCCCGGAGGAAGAATTAGCGTCATTACGTTCCATTCGCTAGAAGATCGCATTTGCAAAATCGCATTTAAACAAGCAAGTGAAACACCGCACTTGCCGCCGGGATTGCCGATCATTCCAGATGAATATAAGCCGAAATTAAAAATCATTACAAAAAAACCGATCGTCCCGTCTGAAGAAGAATTGCAACATAACCATCGTGCACGATCTGCAAAATTGCGCATTGCTGAAAAACTGTAA
- the murD gene encoding UDP-N-acetylmuramoyl-L-alanine--D-glutamate ligase, translating into MYNGKKVFVLGLAKSGFAAAKRLRELGADVVVNDRNEPSEQDKRELEALGIRLVCGGHPLELLDEPFDVVVKNPGIPYSNALVQKALGKQIPVITEVEIAYETSKAPIIGITGSNGKTTTTTLIYHMLQEAKRWPLIAGNIGTVACEVAKRATKDDVIVMELSSFQLLGTIRFRPHIAVLLNIFDAHLDYHGTKEAYAEAKGNIFKNQTETDYAVVNADDPIVMQLAKKSRAQHVPFSATTPLSYGATVKEGAIYFHDERIIDVTDVALRGAHNIENILAAVAATKLAGADNEAIRRVLTTFTGVPHRLQFVAEINGRKFYNDSKATNILATQKALSAFHEPVILLAGGLDRGNEFDELLPYFKHVKAVITFGQTAPKIERVAREAGIQQLKRVDNVEQAAFAAYEWSSPGDIILLSPACASWDQYKTFEQRGDMFVHAVHKLK; encoded by the coding sequence ATGTATAACGGAAAAAAAGTGTTTGTATTAGGTTTAGCGAAAAGTGGATTCGCAGCGGCGAAAAGGCTTCGTGAGCTAGGAGCGGATGTCGTCGTCAACGATCGAAATGAACCGAGCGAGCAAGATAAACGCGAATTAGAGGCGCTTGGCATCCGCCTCGTATGCGGAGGGCATCCGCTTGAACTACTTGACGAGCCATTTGATGTTGTCGTGAAAAACCCAGGCATTCCATACTCAAACGCGCTCGTTCAAAAAGCGCTTGGCAAACAAATTCCGGTCATTACGGAAGTTGAAATTGCCTATGAAACGTCTAAAGCGCCTATTATCGGCATTACAGGCTCAAACGGAAAAACGACGACGACGACCTTGATTTATCACATGTTACAAGAAGCGAAACGTTGGCCGCTTATTGCAGGAAATATCGGAACGGTCGCATGCGAAGTGGCGAAACGCGCGACAAAAGATGATGTGATCGTCATGGAATTATCTTCGTTTCAACTGCTCGGAACGATTCGCTTTCGTCCGCACATCGCCGTGTTGTTAAATATTTTTGATGCACATTTAGACTATCACGGAACGAAAGAAGCGTACGCAGAAGCGAAAGGAAACATTTTTAAAAACCAAACGGAAACAGACTACGCGGTTGTCAACGCCGATGATCCGATCGTCATGCAATTAGCGAAAAAAAGCCGCGCACAACACGTGCCGTTTTCTGCGACTACGCCATTATCGTACGGTGCGACGGTGAAAGAGGGAGCGATTTATTTTCATGACGAGCGGATCATTGATGTCACAGATGTGGCGTTACGCGGGGCGCATAATATCGAAAATATATTGGCGGCTGTTGCAGCAACAAAACTAGCAGGTGCAGACAACGAGGCGATTCGCCGTGTCTTAACGACGTTTACAGGCGTTCCTCATCGCTTGCAATTTGTCGCTGAAATCAACGGAAGAAAATTTTATAACGACTCAAAAGCGACAAACATATTAGCGACGCAAAAAGCGTTAAGCGCCTTTCATGAGCCGGTCATTTTACTTGCCGGTGGGTTAGACCGCGGCAACGAGTTTGATGAGTTATTGCCGTACTTCAAACATGTGAAAGCCGTCATTACATTCGGGCAGACGGCACCAAAAATTGAGCGCGTTGCGCGCGAAGCAGGAATACAGCAACTGAAACGTGTCGATAATGTGGAACAAGCAGCTTTTGCCGCATATGAATGGTCGTCACCGGGCGATATTATTTTACTTTCCCCAGCGTGTGCAAGTTGGGATCAATATAAAACTTTCGAACAGCGTGGGGACATGTTTGTACATGCGGTGCATAAGCTTAAATAA